One region of Chlorobiota bacterium genomic DNA includes:
- the nusG gene encoding transcription termination/antitermination factor NusG encodes MAIQRRWYAIRTYSGHELRVKQILDSEIKRLGLDELVPNVLIPLEKVFEVRDGKKRTRQKNFLPGYVLVEAVLNKKVKDLIQNTPSVISFVGTKTEPTPLQPDEINKILDRVEERKHVETIVDAFREGDPVKVIEGPFNNFSGVVREVNMSKQKLKVEVSIFGRKTPVELDFSQVEMER; translated from the coding sequence ATGGCGATTCAGCGCCGCTGGTACGCTATCCGAACCTACTCCGGGCACGAACTTCGTGTGAAGCAGATTCTGGATAGCGAAATTAAGCGGCTTGGGCTTGATGAGCTTGTCCCCAACGTCCTGATCCCCCTTGAAAAAGTCTTTGAAGTTCGCGACGGCAAAAAACGAACCCGCCAGAAAAATTTCTTGCCAGGGTATGTGTTGGTCGAGGCGGTGCTGAACAAGAAGGTGAAAGATTTGATCCAAAACACTCCTTCGGTTATCAGCTTCGTTGGAACCAAAACCGAACCAACCCCGCTTCAGCCGGATGAGATCAATAAAATTTTGGACAGGGTGGAGGAGCGGAAGCACGTGGAGACGATCGTGGATGCCTTCCGCGAAGGCGACCCGGTGAAGGTGATCGAAGGACCGTTCAACAACTTCAGCGGTGTGGTTCGCGAAGTCAATATGAGCAAGCAAAAACTGAAAGTGGAGGTCTCCATTTTCGGGCGCAAAACCCCAGTGGAATTGGATTTTTCGCAAGTGGAGATGGAGCGATAA
- the rplL gene encoding 50S ribosomal protein L7/L12 — protein sequence MANVEELVEKIGNLTLLEASELKKALEDKFGVTAAAPMMMGGMMPAAGGPAPVVEEQTEFTVELTDAGAQKINVIKVVREITGLGLKEAKDLVEGAPKAVKEGIAKAEAEDLQKKLEAAGAKVTLK from the coding sequence ATGGCAAACGTAGAAGAACTGGTCGAAAAGATTGGCAACCTTACCCTTCTTGAGGCCTCCGAGCTGAAGAAGGCTTTGGAAGACAAATTCGGCGTCACCGCCGCTGCACCAATGATGATGGGCGGCATGATGCCAGCCGCTGGCGGCCCAGCCCCAGTCGTGGAAGAGCAAACCGAGTTCACGGTTGAGCTGACCGACGCCGGCGCACAGAAGATCAACGTGATCAAAGTGGTCCGCGAGATCACCGGGCTTGGCTTGAAAGAAGCCAAAGACTTGGTGGAAGGCGCACCGAAAGCCGTGAAGGAAGGGATTGCAAAAGCCGAAGCCGAAGATCTTCAGAAGAAGCTCGAGGCTGCCGGTGCCAAGGTTACCTTGAAGTAA
- the secE gene encoding preprotein translocase subunit SecE, whose translation MKQTIVGFVRDVSSEMKKVSWPTKEQLQESTAVTIVVCLCVVVMVGVADFVLTKLFGLLF comes from the coding sequence ATGAAGCAGACTATCGTTGGTTTTGTTCGCGATGTCAGCAGCGAGATGAAGAAAGTCTCGTGGCCGACCAAGGAGCAATTACAGGAATCCACCGCTGTCACCATCGTTGTATGCTTATGCGTGGTGGTGATGGTTGGCGTTGCTGATTTTGTCCTGACCAAACTCTTTGGACTTCTGTTTTAA
- a CDS encoding 50S ribosomal protein L1: MSKHSKRFSNITRKVDKNNPYELRQAVQLVKENATAKFDESVDIAIRLGVDPRKADQMVRGTVSLPHGIGKTVRVAVITREAKQQDAREAGADHVGFEDMLEKIKGGWTDVDVIIATPDVMGELGKLGKILGPRGLMPNPKSGTVTTDVGTAVREVKAGKIEYRVDRAGVVHASVGKASFELDKLMDNIQSFVGSILRAKPQTAKGKYVRGITLSSTMGPGVPVLEATFTGVADHH; this comes from the coding sequence ATGTCAAAGCATAGCAAACGATTCAGCAACATCACTCGCAAGGTTGATAAGAACAACCCGTACGAGCTTCGCCAGGCGGTTCAACTTGTCAAGGAGAACGCAACGGCAAAGTTCGACGAGTCGGTAGATATCGCCATTCGTCTTGGTGTGGACCCGCGTAAGGCGGACCAGATGGTTCGTGGAACGGTATCGCTGCCGCACGGTATCGGCAAAACCGTCCGTGTTGCCGTCATCACCCGCGAAGCCAAGCAGCAAGACGCTCGCGAGGCCGGTGCCGATCACGTCGGGTTCGAGGATATGCTGGAGAAGATCAAAGGGGGGTGGACCGATGTTGACGTTATCATCGCTACTCCCGATGTGATGGGCGAGCTTGGCAAGCTAGGCAAAATCCTTGGCCCGCGCGGCCTGATGCCAAACCCGAAATCGGGAACGGTCACCACCGACGTCGGCACAGCCGTACGTGAGGTGAAAGCCGGTAAAATCGAGTACCGCGTTGACCGCGCTGGCGTGGTTCACGCTTCGGTTGGCAAAGCCTCGTTCGAGCTTGATAAGCTGATGGATAACATCCAAAGTTTTGTTGGAAGCATCCTTCGCGCAAAACCACAGACGGCCAAAGGAAAATACGTCCGTGGCATCACGCTTAGCTCCACCATGGGGCCTGGGGTTCCGGTGCTGGAGGCCACCTTCACGGGTGTTGCCGACCACCACTAA
- the rpoC gene encoding DNA-directed RNA polymerase subunit beta', producing MFTQPNQIVGQNFRRIMIKLASSDDILNRSHGEVTKPETINYRSFRPEKDGLFCEKIFGPVRDWECHCGKYKRIRYKGIICDRCGVEVTQKAVRRERMGHIALAVPAVHIWYLRSLPSKIGAVLGLPTKDVERIVYYESYVVVQPGLTGLQVNDLLTEEQYLDIKASLPPTNAEMEDEDPKKFIALIGGEGIKELLRRVKPDELALVLREQSRTETSMQKKAEALKRLRVLNAFRERPEGEGEPNNAEWMVLDVIPVIPPELRPLVPLEGGRFATSDLNDLYRRVIIRNNRLRRLMDIEAPEVILRNEKRMLQEAVDSLFDNSRRGSAVRSDSQRALKSLSDMLKGKQGRFRQNLLGKRVDYSGRSVIVVGPELKLHECGLPKDMAVELFKPFIIRKLIERGHTKTVKSAKKVVERKTTEVYDILEIVIDGHPVLLNRAPTLHRLGIQAFQPRLIEGKALQLHPLVCTAFNADFDGDQMAVHVPLSHDAQLEAMLLMLSSHNIISAQSGDPITVPSQDMVLGCYYVTKARPGVAGEGKTFSSPKEVVVAYNTGRLHLHARIKVRIDGTLIETTTGRVIFNFIVPKELGYLDILLTKKELTRLISECFRKAGLLKTVKFLDDLKEMGFTYATKGGLSVSISDVIIPHEKDEIIGKAQNEVDRIENFYLEGVITNGERYNKVIDIWSNATNRVLSVVVNELKNADDGFNTFWMMLDSKARGSTEQIRQLAGMRGLMAKPQKSLSGGIGELIENPVTANFKEGLSILEYFISTHGARKGLADTALKTADAGYLTRRLIDVAQDSIISELDCGTIRGIEMYALKDGEHIKEHLHERVVGRVALEDVIDPISGNVIVKGGQIITPDISAAISETPLEMILIRSVLTCEAKRGICGRCYGVNLTTGKLSDVGEAVGIIAAQSIGEPGTQLTLRTFHTGGTASLISAQSTVQTKNEGRVQYEGIKFIERQEEDADTGEIKVECVVTGRAGAIAILDADNRVIHRYDVAYGSQLHVKDGDRVQKGSVLYEWDPYNNVIITDKEGYIRYRDLIPNVTYRDEADEQTGYITKLVIDSKDRTKSPTIEIVDENGQVLQPYIIPVRAHINVEDGEMVKPGTVVAKMPRDVGKTRDITGGLPRVTELFEARSPQQPAVISDIDGIVSFDKPKRGNRVVVVTSLDGYTRTEYTVSFGKHVLVQEGDFIRSGEQISDGSIDPHDILRIMGVNAVQEYIVNEIQEVYRMQGQNINDKHIEVIVRQMMQKVRIQDPGDTRFLEGDQVDRFKFQEENEEMKNHVVIMDKGDSRLKAGQLVLRRKIREMNAELKKKGKTLIEARDAEPATSEPLLLGITQASLTTESFISAASFQETTKVLTDAAIEAKIDNLHGLKENVIMGRLIPAGTGLKSYRDILVTSKNDNAIDTADRKQALPATAPSKVSKVLFGV from the coding sequence GTGTTCACACAACCGAATCAGATCGTCGGGCAGAACTTCCGCCGGATCATGATCAAGCTGGCATCCTCCGATGACATCTTGAACCGCTCGCACGGCGAAGTCACCAAGCCGGAAACCATCAACTACCGCTCGTTCCGCCCCGAAAAAGACGGGCTTTTCTGCGAAAAAATCTTCGGCCCGGTCCGCGACTGGGAATGCCATTGCGGCAAGTACAAACGGATCCGCTACAAAGGGATCATCTGCGACCGCTGCGGCGTAGAAGTGACGCAAAAAGCGGTCCGCCGCGAACGGATGGGGCATATCGCCCTTGCCGTTCCTGCGGTGCATATCTGGTACCTCCGTTCGCTCCCCTCCAAAATTGGCGCGGTCCTTGGATTGCCCACCAAGGACGTGGAGCGCATCGTGTACTACGAGTCGTACGTGGTGGTCCAACCAGGCCTAACCGGTTTGCAAGTGAACGACTTGCTGACCGAAGAACAATACCTTGACATCAAAGCAAGCCTTCCCCCCACCAATGCCGAGATGGAGGATGAGGACCCGAAGAAGTTCATCGCGCTGATTGGTGGCGAAGGCATTAAGGAGCTTCTGCGGCGCGTAAAGCCGGACGAGCTGGCCCTGGTCCTGCGCGAGCAATCCCGCACCGAAACCTCCATGCAGAAAAAGGCCGAGGCATTGAAACGCCTGCGGGTTCTGAACGCGTTCCGCGAACGCCCGGAAGGGGAAGGGGAGCCGAACAATGCCGAATGGATGGTGCTGGATGTGATTCCGGTGATCCCGCCGGAGCTTCGCCCGCTGGTTCCGTTGGAAGGCGGGCGGTTTGCCACCAGCGACTTGAACGACCTGTATCGCCGCGTCATCATCCGCAACAACCGCCTGCGCCGCCTGATGGACATCGAGGCCCCGGAGGTGATTCTGCGGAACGAAAAGCGGATGCTTCAGGAAGCCGTGGACTCCCTGTTCGACAACTCACGCCGTGGCTCGGCGGTCCGCAGCGATTCGCAGCGGGCGCTGAAATCCCTGAGTGACATGCTGAAAGGGAAGCAAGGCCGCTTCCGCCAAAACTTGCTTGGGAAGCGCGTTGACTACTCCGGACGTTCGGTGATTGTGGTTGGCCCGGAACTGAAACTGCACGAGTGCGGCCTGCCGAAGGATATGGCTGTGGAGCTGTTCAAGCCGTTCATCATCCGCAAGCTGATTGAACGCGGGCACACAAAGACCGTGAAGTCGGCAAAGAAGGTTGTTGAACGGAAGACCACCGAGGTTTACGACATCCTTGAGATTGTGATTGACGGCCACCCGGTGCTTCTGAACCGCGCCCCAACCCTTCACCGTTTGGGTATCCAAGCGTTCCAGCCGCGGCTGATTGAAGGGAAGGCGTTGCAGCTTCACCCGCTGGTCTGTACCGCCTTCAACGCCGACTTCGACGGCGACCAGATGGCCGTGCACGTGCCACTAAGCCACGATGCCCAGCTTGAGGCAATGCTCCTGATGTTGTCGTCGCACAACATCATCTCCGCACAATCCGGGGACCCGATCACCGTGCCGTCGCAGGACATGGTGCTTGGTTGCTACTACGTCACCAAAGCCCGCCCCGGCGTTGCCGGCGAAGGGAAAACCTTCTCCTCGCCAAAGGAAGTGGTGGTGGCCTACAACACCGGGCGGCTGCATCTTCATGCCCGCATCAAAGTTCGGATTGATGGAACGTTGATCGAGACCACAACGGGTCGCGTCATCTTTAACTTCATTGTGCCGAAGGAGCTGGGGTATCTGGATATCCTGCTGACGAAAAAAGAGCTTACCCGCCTTATCAGCGAATGCTTCCGCAAAGCGGGGCTGCTGAAGACGGTGAAGTTCCTTGATGACCTGAAGGAGATGGGCTTCACCTACGCCACCAAAGGGGGGCTGTCGGTCTCCATCTCGGACGTTATCATCCCCCATGAGAAGGATGAGATTATCGGCAAGGCCCAGAACGAAGTTGACCGTATCGAGAACTTCTATCTGGAAGGCGTTATCACCAACGGCGAACGCTACAACAAGGTGATTGACATCTGGTCCAACGCCACCAACCGGGTCCTTTCGGTGGTGGTGAACGAGCTGAAAAACGCCGACGACGGATTTAACACCTTCTGGATGATGCTGGACAGCAAGGCCCGCGGATCCACAGAGCAGATCCGCCAGCTTGCCGGAATGCGCGGGCTGATGGCCAAGCCGCAGAAATCGCTGAGCGGTGGTATCGGTGAGCTGATCGAGAACCCCGTCACCGCGAACTTCAAGGAAGGCCTCTCCATTCTGGAGTACTTCATCAGCACCCACGGCGCACGCAAAGGCTTGGCCGACACGGCGTTGAAAACCGCCGACGCGGGATACCTTACCCGCCGCTTGATTGACGTTGCCCAGGACTCCATCATCAGCGAGCTTGACTGCGGAACCATTCGCGGTATCGAGATGTACGCGCTGAAAGATGGCGAGCATATCAAGGAGCATCTGCACGAGCGTGTTGTTGGCCGCGTGGCGTTGGAGGACGTGATTGACCCGATCAGCGGCAATGTGATCGTCAAAGGGGGACAGATCATCACCCCCGATATCTCCGCTGCGATTTCCGAAACGCCGCTGGAGATGATCCTGATCCGCTCGGTGCTGACCTGCGAAGCCAAACGGGGCATTTGCGGACGTTGCTACGGGGTGAACCTCACCACTGGCAAACTCTCGGACGTTGGGGAAGCGGTTGGCATCATTGCCGCTCAGTCCATCGGTGAACCAGGAACCCAGCTTACGCTTCGCACCTTCCACACCGGTGGAACGGCGTCGCTGATCTCGGCACAAAGTACCGTCCAAACCAAGAACGAAGGGCGCGTCCAGTACGAAGGGATCAAGTTCATCGAACGCCAAGAAGAAGATGCCGACACCGGCGAGATAAAAGTGGAGTGCGTGGTGACAGGCCGCGCCGGTGCCATTGCCATTTTGGATGCCGACAACCGCGTGATCCACCGCTACGATGTTGCCTACGGTTCGCAGCTTCACGTAAAGGATGGCGACCGTGTGCAGAAAGGTTCGGTGCTGTACGAATGGGACCCGTACAACAACGTCATCATCACCGACAAAGAAGGCTACATCCGCTACCGTGACCTTATCCCGAACGTCACGTACCGCGACGAGGCCGACGAGCAGACCGGATACATCACCAAGCTGGTGATTGACTCCAAGGATCGTACAAAAAGCCCAACCATCGAAATCGTTGATGAGAACGGGCAGGTGCTGCAGCCATACATCATCCCCGTTCGTGCCCACATCAACGTGGAAGATGGGGAGATGGTGAAGCCCGGAACGGTGGTTGCCAAGATGCCCCGCGACGTTGGGAAAACACGTGACATCACCGGCGGTCTTCCCCGCGTTACCGAGTTGTTCGAGGCACGCTCGCCACAGCAACCGGCGGTTATCAGCGACATTGACGGAATCGTCAGCTTCGACAAACCAAAGCGCGGCAACCGCGTGGTGGTGGTGACCTCCCTTGACGGCTACACCCGCACCGAGTACACCGTCAGCTTCGGCAAGCACGTGCTGGTGCAGGAAGGGGACTTCATCCGTTCTGGCGAGCAGATCAGCGACGGCTCGATTGACCCGCACGACATCCTACGAATCATGGGGGTGAACGCCGTGCAGGAGTATATCGTCAACGAGATTCAGGAAGTCTATCGGATGCAAGGGCAGAACATCAACGACAAGCACATCGAGGTGATTGTCCGGCAGATGATGCAGAAGGTGCGCATCCAGGACCCAGGCGACACCCGATTCCTGGAAGGGGACCAGGTGGACCGCTTCAAGTTCCAAGAGGAGAACGAGGAGATGAAGAACCACGTGGTGATTATGGACAAGGGGGACAGCCGCCTGAAGGCCGGGCAGCTGGTGCTGCGCCGGAAGATTCGGGAGATGAACGCCGAGCTGAAGAAGAAAGGGAAAACCTTGATCGAGGCACGCGATGCCGAGCCGGCAACCTCCGAGCCATTGCTGCTTGGTATCACCCAAGCATCGCTGACCACGGAATCCTTCATCTCGGCAGCATCATTCCAGGAAACAACGAAGGTGCTGACCGATGCCGCAATCGAAGCCAAGATTGACAACCTCCATGGCTTGAAGGAGAACGTCATCATGGGTCGCTTGATTCCGGCAGGGACCGGATTGAAAAGCTATCGCGACATCCTTGTCACCAGCAAGAACGACAACGCCATTGACACCGCCGACCGGAAGCAAGCCCTTCCAGCAACGGCTCCGTCGAAGGTCTCGAAAGTCTTGTTCGGGGTGTAA
- the rplK gene encoding 50S ribosomal protein L11: MAKKLLGTFKLQITAGSATMAPPVGPAFGQRGLNGMEFVKQFNAKTQKDGGILTPVLVSFYSDKTFTFVVKSPPAAVLIIKELGIPKGSAEPNRNKVAKVKRSQLEEIAKLKMNDLNCDTIESAVSMMAGTARSMGITVED, from the coding sequence ATGGCAAAGAAATTACTCGGCACGTTCAAGCTCCAGATCACCGCAGGTTCGGCAACAATGGCTCCGCCCGTTGGTCCGGCGTTCGGTCAGCGCGGCTTGAACGGCATGGAGTTCGTGAAGCAGTTCAACGCAAAAACGCAGAAGGATGGGGGGATTCTGACACCAGTTCTCGTCAGTTTCTACTCCGATAAAACCTTCACGTTTGTTGTAAAAAGCCCACCCGCTGCGGTCTTGATTATCAAAGAACTTGGCATCCCGAAAGGTTCTGCCGAGCCAAACCGCAACAAAGTCGCCAAGGTCAAGCGTTCGCAGTTGGAAGAGATCGCCAAGCTGAAAATGAACGATTTGAACTGCGACACCATCGAAAGCGCGGTCTCGATGATGGCCGGAACAGCACGCTCGATGGGCATCACCGTCGAAGACTAA
- a CDS encoding 50S ribosomal protein L10 — translation MNREQKAQVVADVAEMMDGASGIYSIDFTGLNVADTIRLRREFKKAGVKYKVAKNTLIKRALQERGGYDHILGRFVGQTGIALGYDDPAAPARVLKEFIDPKTELPKLNFAVLEGEVFEGKRLAEIAAMPSRKDMLAAIVGSLQAPISGIVGSINAVMRDLSSVIEEVAKKKEGVSA, via the coding sequence ATGAACAGAGAACAGAAAGCACAAGTCGTCGCCGATGTGGCCGAGATGATGGATGGAGCCAGTGGAATTTACTCCATTGACTTCACGGGGCTGAATGTTGCCGACACCATCCGCCTGCGTCGCGAATTCAAGAAAGCGGGGGTGAAGTACAAGGTTGCCAAAAACACGCTGATCAAGCGTGCGCTGCAGGAGCGTGGCGGCTACGATCACATCCTTGGCCGCTTTGTCGGGCAAACCGGCATCGCCCTCGGGTATGATGATCCCGCAGCCCCTGCCCGCGTGTTGAAGGAGTTCATTGATCCAAAAACTGAGCTTCCGAAACTGAACTTTGCGGTGCTGGAAGGAGAAGTCTTTGAAGGCAAACGCCTTGCCGAGATTGCCGCCATGCCTTCACGGAAGGATATGCTGGCCGCTATCGTTGGCTCGCTGCAGGCTCCGATCTCCGGCATTGTTGGCTCAATTAACGCCGTCATGCGCGACCTGTCGTCGGTGATTGAAGAGGTCGCCAAAAAGAAGGAAGGAGTTTCCGCGTAA
- the rpoB gene encoding DNA-directed RNA polymerase subunit beta: protein MPDLLDVQVAAYREFLQADIPPAERKMVGLQSAFAGNFPITDAREIFTLEYLEYRIERPKYSEIECRDRELTFAVPLKARLRLSSKAEPDSDDFIETVEQEVYLGNIPMMTERGTFIINGAERVVVSQLHRSPGVFFSDAMHPNGTRIFSARIIPFRGSWVEFTTDIQNVMYAYIDRKKKFPVTTLLRALGFSSDDDLLQLFNLTEDVAVSELNADFVDRVIAGDVIDMETGEIIIGRDAILTEELIVRFQASGAETVQLYTLEASQSDSIIVKTIQKDIARSEEDALEAIYRQLRSGEAPDLETARALIEKLFFNPKRYDLGEVGRHRINQKLGLGIPSDQTTLTREDIVSIIKYLIDLQQGKRQVDDIDHLGNRRVRTVGEQLAAQVNIGMARMGRTIKERMNIHDAENFTPSELVNARTVTSVINTFFGTNQLSQFMDQTNPLAETTNKRRMSALGPGGLTRERAGFEVRDVHYTHYGRLCPIETPEGPNIGLISSLCIYARINGFGFLETPYRKVVDGRVTDDVEYISADLEEGSIIATATIETDKDGNITVDRVRARQSGDFVMVEPHQIQYADIAPNQMVSAAAAMIPFLEHDDANRALMGSNMQRQAVPLLRPERPIVGTGMEWKIARDSRTLIVAERDGVVKYVDSTKIIVEYDQTLSKDDQLVSFVDDRVKEYPLVKFFRTNQDTCINQRPLVREGQRVAAGDVLVDGSSTKDGELALGRNLLVAFMPWRGYNFEDAIVISERVVSEDIYTSVHIEEFTTHVRDTKRGEEELTREIPNVSEEAVRNLDEAGMIRIGSEATEGDILVGKITPKGETDPTPEEKLLRAIFGDKAGDVKDASLKTPPGIKGVVIQSQLFSRRVIKKDTDIRKDEKKRQEMLDRKLIEELDRYSKMLAEKLGLLLDGETSLGIRDESGTTIIRAGTGLKADTFTTKLADGLDVGLWSTEDPWVENKRKNSLVRKAYQNFRAIVDLVQDDIRIEKNKVAQGDELQPGILQMAKVYVAKKRKLQVGDKMAGRHGNKGVVAKIVSVEDMPFLPDGTPIDIVLNPLGVPSRMNLGQLYETALGWAGLRLGVRFATPIFDGARWGDVMDWLEKAGLDRSAKTDLYDGRSGERFDQQVTVGVIYMLKLSHLVEDKIHARSIGPYSLITQQPLGGKAQFGGQRFGEMEVWALEAYGASNVLQEILTVKSDDVHGRSKSYESIVKGENLPEPNIPESFNVLVRELQGLGLEVKID, encoded by the coding sequence ATGCCGGACCTGCTGGATGTGCAGGTGGCCGCATATCGGGAGTTTCTGCAGGCCGACATACCCCCTGCCGAACGCAAAATGGTGGGGTTGCAATCGGCATTTGCTGGCAATTTCCCCATCACCGATGCTCGCGAAATTTTTACGCTGGAGTATCTGGAATACCGGATCGAGCGGCCAAAGTATAGCGAGATTGAATGCCGCGACCGCGAACTTACCTTTGCTGTCCCGCTGAAAGCCCGCTTGCGCCTTAGCTCCAAAGCCGAACCCGATTCCGACGATTTTATCGAAACCGTTGAGCAAGAGGTCTATCTTGGGAACATCCCCATGATGACCGAGCGCGGCACCTTCATTATCAATGGTGCCGAGCGGGTGGTTGTCTCCCAGCTTCACCGCTCCCCGGGCGTGTTCTTTAGCGATGCCATGCACCCAAACGGCACGCGCATCTTCTCGGCTCGTATCATTCCGTTCCGTGGTTCGTGGGTGGAGTTCACCACCGACATCCAAAACGTGATGTACGCCTACATTGACCGCAAGAAAAAATTCCCGGTCACCACGCTTCTGCGTGCGCTGGGCTTCAGCAGCGATGACGACCTGCTGCAACTCTTCAATCTGACCGAAGACGTTGCTGTCTCGGAATTGAACGCAGACTTTGTGGACCGCGTGATTGCCGGCGACGTGATTGATATGGAAACCGGCGAGATCATCATCGGCCGCGATGCCATCCTGACCGAAGAGCTGATCGTGCGGTTCCAAGCCTCCGGCGCGGAAACCGTGCAGCTGTACACCCTTGAGGCTTCCCAGTCCGACTCCATCATCGTTAAAACGATCCAGAAGGATATCGCCCGCAGCGAAGAAGATGCTTTGGAGGCAATCTACCGCCAGCTCCGCTCCGGCGAAGCTCCAGATTTGGAGACCGCCCGCGCACTGATCGAGAAGCTCTTCTTCAATCCAAAACGCTACGACCTTGGCGAAGTTGGGCGGCATCGCATCAACCAAAAATTGGGATTAGGAATCCCGAGCGACCAGACGACCCTTACCCGCGAGGACATCGTCTCCATCATCAAATATCTGATTGATCTTCAGCAAGGGAAACGCCAGGTGGACGACATTGACCACTTGGGGAATCGCCGCGTCCGCACCGTCGGGGAGCAACTTGCCGCGCAGGTGAATATCGGCATGGCACGCATGGGCCGCACGATCAAGGAGCGGATGAACATCCACGATGCGGAGAACTTCACCCCTTCGGAATTGGTCAACGCCCGGACGGTCACGTCGGTTATCAACACGTTCTTCGGCACCAACCAGCTGTCGCAGTTCATGGACCAGACAAACCCGCTGGCCGAGACAACGAACAAGCGGCGTATGTCCGCGTTGGGACCCGGCGGCCTTACCCGCGAACGCGCTGGCTTCGAGGTTCGCGACGTTCACTACACCCACTACGGCCGCCTTTGCCCGATTGAAACGCCGGAAGGTCCGAACATCGGCCTTATTTCATCGCTCTGCATCTATGCCCGCATCAACGGCTTCGGCTTCCTTGAAACGCCATACCGCAAAGTGGTTGACGGCAGGGTGACCGACGACGTTGAGTATATCTCCGCCGATCTTGAAGAAGGCTCAATCATTGCCACCGCAACGATTGAAACCGACAAGGATGGCAACATCACCGTGGACCGCGTTCGGGCGCGGCAGTCGGGCGACTTTGTGATGGTGGAACCGCACCAGATTCAGTATGCCGACATCGCGCCAAACCAGATGGTCTCGGCCGCAGCCGCAATGATTCCGTTCCTGGAGCACGACGACGCAAACCGTGCGCTGATGGGGTCCAACATGCAACGCCAAGCGGTCCCGTTGCTCCGCCCAGAACGCCCAATTGTGGGAACCGGCATGGAGTGGAAGATCGCCCGCGACAGCCGCACACTGATCGTTGCCGAGCGCGACGGCGTGGTGAAATACGTTGACTCCACCAAGATCATCGTGGAGTATGACCAAACCCTCAGCAAGGATGACCAGCTTGTCAGCTTTGTTGACGACCGGGTGAAGGAGTATCCGCTGGTCAAGTTCTTCCGCACCAACCAGGACACCTGCATCAACCAGCGGCCCCTTGTCCGCGAAGGCCAGCGCGTTGCCGCCGGCGATGTTCTTGTGGATGGAAGCTCAACAAAAGATGGCGAGCTTGCCTTGGGCCGCAACCTGTTGGTGGCGTTCATGCCGTGGCGCGGCTACAACTTCGAGGACGCTATCGTTATCAGCGAGCGGGTGGTAAGCGAGGATATCTACACCTCGGTGCACATCGAGGAGTTCACCACCCACGTCCGCGACACCAAGCGTGGCGAAGAGGAGCTAACCCGCGAAATCCCCAACGTCTCCGAAGAAGCCGTTCGGAACCTTGATGAAGCAGGGATGATCCGCATCGGTTCGGAGGCAACCGAAGGGGATATTCTGGTTGGTAAGATCACCCCAAAAGGGGAGACGGACCCAACGCCAGAAGAGAAACTGCTGCGCGCAATCTTTGGCGACAAAGCTGGCGACGTCAAGGACGCATCGCTAAAAACCCCGCCGGGGATTAAAGGTGTGGTGATCCAATCGCAGCTGTTCAGCCGCCGGGTTATCAAGAAGGACACCGACATCCGCAAGGATGAGAAGAAACGGCAGGAGATGCTGGACCGGAAGCTGATCGAGGAGCTGGACCGCTACAGCAAGATGCTTGCCGAAAAATTGGGGCTTCTGTTGGATGGCGAGACCTCGTTGGGAATCCGCGATGAAAGCGGAACCACCATCATCCGCGCCGGAACCGGGCTGAAGGCCGACACCTTCACCACCAAGCTGGCCGATGGATTGGACGTTGGCCTTTGGAGCACCGAAGACCCGTGGGTGGAGAACAAGCGGAAAAACAGCCTTGTTCGCAAAGCCTACCAAAACTTCCGCGCGATTGTTGACTTGGTGCAGGACGACATCCGCATCGAGAAAAACAAGGTGGCGCAGGGGGATGAGCTTCAGCCTGGAATCCTGCAAATGGCAAAGGTCTATGTTGCCAAAAAGCGGAAGCTGCAAGTGGGGGATAAGATGGCCGGCCGCCACGGAAACAAAGGCGTTGTGGCCAAGATCGTTTCGGTGGAGGATATGCCATTCCTTCCCGACGGAACCCCGATTGACATCGTGCTAAACCCGCTTGGCGTGCCGTCGCGTATGAACCTGGGGCAGCTGTACGAAACCGCGTTGGGCTGGGCTGGGCTTCGGCTGGGCGTCCGTTTTGCCACGCCAATTTTCGACGGCGCACGCTGGGGCGATGTGATGGATTGGCTGGAGAAAGCGGGCCTTGACCGCTCGGCCAAAACCGACCTGTACGACGGACGCAGCGGCGAACGCTTCGACCAACAGGTGACCGTTGGGGTGATCTACATGCTGAAGCTCTCCCACCTTGTCGAGGATAAAATCCACGCGCGCTCAATCGGCCCGTACAGTCTTATCACCCAGCAGCCGCTGGGCGGAAAGGCGCAGTTCGGCGGGCAGCGATTTGGGGAGATGGAGGTCTGGGCGCTGGAAGCCTACGGCGCGTCGAACGTGCTGCAGGAAATCCTGACGGTAAAATCCGACGACGTCCATGGCCGCTCGAAGAGCTACGAAAGCATTGTGAAAGGGGAGAACCTGCCGGAACCAAACATTCCGGAATCCTTCAACGTGCTTGTGCGCGAGCTTCAAGGGCTTGGGCTTGAGGTGAAGATTGACTAA